In Desulfosalsimonas propionicica, the following are encoded in one genomic region:
- a CDS encoding efflux transporter outer membrane subunit, which translates to MLANNLLLTLAFRALAVLLLLAAVLVSGCFRPTDGFAPDLVHAPESFSASGEQALADRWWTEFHDPDLNAVVQQALEQNFDLKTAWQLLEEAKALAESQSASLFPQVEAFSEAEASRAAAGTSDEVLRLGLSAEYEVDLWGRIRSETDAARLRAEAGLEAYRTAAVSLSAEVVRTWYQLAEACARLRLLQDQINANEKILSLIQSRFENGQSDRADVIRQDQLLESTREQAHAAKSAISVFNHQLAVLLGRSFDKKTGCPSSRLPGLPPIPETGVPSQLLSRRPDVREARRRLQAADKDLAGAQISRYPRLSITASASTTDQDPSELFSDWLRSVAANLVLPVVDAGRLRAEADAAEAVKYQRLYEYGQIVAEAFQEVEDALVQEKKQKDRVRSLRRQLDLAQKAGRQLKDRYFNGAGNYIDILSALTDEQQIRRDLLGARLQLLEYRIALYRALAGGFVTRQEEN; encoded by the coding sequence ATGCTTGCCAACAATCTGCTATTAACATTGGCTTTCAGGGCCCTGGCGGTTTTGCTGCTGCTTGCGGCAGTGCTTGTGTCCGGCTGTTTCCGGCCGACAGACGGGTTTGCCCCGGACCTGGTTCACGCCCCGGAATCCTTTTCCGCATCCGGTGAACAGGCATTGGCCGACCGCTGGTGGACCGAATTTCATGATCCGGATTTGAATGCTGTGGTGCAGCAGGCCCTGGAGCAAAACTTTGATTTAAAGACCGCATGGCAGCTGCTTGAAGAGGCAAAAGCCCTGGCGGAAAGCCAATCCGCATCCCTTTTCCCTCAGGTTGAGGCTTTTTCCGAGGCAGAGGCCAGCCGGGCTGCTGCCGGCACCAGCGATGAAGTGCTGCGCCTGGGGCTTTCGGCTGAATACGAGGTGGATCTGTGGGGCCGTATCCGGTCGGAAACCGATGCCGCGCGATTGCGGGCTGAAGCGGGTCTTGAAGCCTATCGCACGGCTGCGGTTTCTTTGTCCGCGGAAGTGGTGCGCACCTGGTACCAGCTTGCCGAGGCCTGTGCCCGGCTCCGGCTTTTGCAGGATCAGATCAATGCCAACGAAAAAATCCTTTCCCTGATCCAGAGCCGGTTTGAAAACGGCCAGTCCGACCGGGCCGATGTAATCCGTCAGGATCAGCTCCTGGAATCCACGCGGGAGCAGGCCCATGCTGCAAAATCCGCAATCAGTGTTTTCAATCACCAGCTGGCGGTGCTGCTTGGCCGGTCTTTTGACAAAAAAACCGGCTGTCCTTCTTCCAGGCTTCCCGGTCTTCCCCCCATACCGGAAACCGGTGTTCCCTCGCAACTGCTGAGCCGGCGGCCAGATGTCCGGGAGGCCCGCAGACGGCTTCAGGCGGCGGACAAGGACCTGGCAGGGGCACAAATCAGCCGGTATCCCAGGCTCAGTATTACGGCCTCTGCATCCACCACCGATCAGGACCCGTCCGAGCTTTTTTCCGACTGGCTCCGGTCGGTGGCTGCAAACCTCGTGCTTCCCGTTGTTGACGCGGGGCGGCTCAGGGCCGAGGCCGATGCGGCTGAAGCCGTCAAGTACCAGCGGCTTTATGAATACGGACAGATTGTTGCGGAGGCGTTTCAGGAGGTCGAAGACGCCCTTGTGCAGGAGAAAAAGCAAAAGGATCGGGTCCGCAGTCTTCGGCGGCAGCTGGATTTGGCCCAAAAGGCCGGGCGGCAGTTGAAGGACCGGTATTTCAATGGTGCGGGAAATTATATTGACATATTATCCGCCCTTACAGACGAGCAGCAGATCAGGCGTGATCTGCTCGGCGCCAGGCTGCAGTTGCTGGAATACAGAATTGCTTTGTACAGGGCACTGGCCGGCGGGTTTGTAACCCGGCAGGAGGAAAACTGA